In the Natronobacterium texcoconense genome, one interval contains:
- a CDS encoding GNAT family N-acetyltransferase, translated as MEIREATKSDVDAIRSIAETSLSSTYTDFLEAETIDDAVEQWYGDGFDDELEDDNSLVLVVERDGDVVAFSQSELVGQPHATGRLLWLHVDPDHRGDGTGVRLLVRTREKLLEESAEQVQGFVLEDNEGGNEFYRSHGFEQAGQREVEIGSETFTENVYAEGEIEGEGWGAIDELDVDGESVYVSYGEGARGSKSPFYSTYQTEDREERYAWLCGNCDSLDNAMDTMGRIECNVCGNRRKATRWDASYL; from the coding sequence ATGGAAATTCGTGAAGCAACGAAATCGGACGTCGACGCCATCCGATCGATCGCCGAGACCTCGCTGAGTTCTACCTACACCGACTTCCTCGAGGCAGAGACGATCGACGACGCGGTCGAGCAGTGGTACGGCGACGGGTTCGACGACGAACTCGAGGACGACAACTCGCTCGTGCTCGTCGTCGAACGGGACGGCGACGTCGTCGCCTTCTCACAGAGCGAACTGGTCGGCCAGCCCCACGCCACGGGTCGGCTCCTGTGGCTCCACGTCGATCCGGATCATCGCGGCGACGGCACCGGCGTTCGGTTGCTCGTCCGGACGCGCGAGAAACTGCTCGAGGAGAGTGCCGAACAGGTCCAGGGGTTCGTTCTCGAGGACAACGAGGGAGGCAACGAGTTCTACCGGAGTCACGGTTTCGAACAGGCGGGCCAGCGCGAGGTCGAGATCGGTTCGGAAACGTTCACCGAGAACGTCTACGCCGAGGGCGAAATCGAGGGCGAAGGCTGGGGTGCGATCGACGAGCTGGACGTCGACGGCGAGAGTGTCTACGTCAGCTACGGCGAGGGCGCTCGCGGATCTAAATCACCGTTCTACAGCACCTACCAGACCGAGGACCGCGAGGAACGGTACGCCTGGCTCTGTGGGAACTGCGACTCGCTGGACAACGCGATGGATACGATGGGCCGTATCGAGTGTAACGTCTGTGGCAACCGGCGGAAAGCAACGCGGTGGGACGCCTCCTACCTGTAG
- a CDS encoding VOC family protein: MAPDHADPDSLGQLHHVELSVSDLEASIDFWEWWLTELGYEPKNEWDGGRSWINGPTYVGIVEATGDTPAFDGRAPGLNHLAFHADTRERVDYLTECVRTRTDSTVLYEDQHPYAGGYYALYCESPEGIKLEAIGPEPREET, encoded by the coding sequence ATGGCTCCCGACCACGCCGATCCGGACAGCCTCGGCCAGTTACATCACGTCGAACTCTCCGTCTCGGATCTCGAGGCGTCGATCGACTTCTGGGAGTGGTGGCTGACGGAACTGGGGTACGAGCCGAAAAACGAGTGGGACGGCGGCCGCTCGTGGATCAACGGTCCGACGTACGTGGGGATCGTGGAAGCGACCGGCGACACGCCGGCGTTCGACGGACGAGCGCCCGGCCTGAACCACCTCGCGTTCCACGCCGACACGCGCGAGCGAGTCGATTACCTCACCGAGTGCGTCCGCACCAGAACGGACTCGACCGTGCTCTACGAGGACCAGCATCCCTACGCCGGCGGCTACTACGCGCTCTACTGTGAGAGTCCTGAGGGAATCAAACTCGAGGCGATCGGACCGGAACCACGGGAGGAGACCTGA
- a CDS encoding oligosaccharide flippase family protein, giving the protein MSTREHIVRGFKATLVSRAVYMLSSALLMFVLARVLNPDGYGALYWAIGILMVAQLFADLGLGKSTARYISEYSEKDEGQIPHLLQSAIVYKLVVLTVVAYALLLFHERIAIVLGDPDAAPFLAAGVLFIIANSFSGFSMMAFQGFNRLGYSAAVQAVSGATRLVFAVAFVVLGFGALGALFGYIVGYAIAGAFGLTVLYFKFYRTYDPAEEYEEGLSRRLAEYSIPLTATRSANVIDKRLDVVLVGVFLTPAAVGFYQLGKQITDFVLAPAESLGFTISPNFGEQKATGQLEQARRIYEESLTHTMLVYIPAAVGLVLVAEPFITMVFPEYEGAIPVLQILAGFIVLQAITNLTSDSLDYLGRARHRAIAKGGTSVANFGLNIVLIPTMGVVGAAVATVATHTVYVAVNLYILHSELALRIGRLARSVGTVCAITLVMAVAVSLVRPMASSLTMLIATIALGAAVWALLAVASGMVDPREVRSVLG; this is encoded by the coding sequence ATGAGTACACGCGAACACATCGTCCGCGGGTTCAAGGCGACGCTCGTCTCTCGCGCGGTCTACATGCTCTCGAGTGCGCTGTTGATGTTCGTCCTGGCGCGGGTCCTGAACCCGGACGGCTACGGTGCGCTCTACTGGGCGATCGGCATCCTCATGGTCGCCCAGTTGTTCGCCGACCTGGGTCTGGGCAAGTCGACTGCGCGATACATCTCCGAGTACAGCGAGAAAGACGAGGGACAGATCCCGCATCTGCTCCAGTCGGCGATCGTCTACAAACTGGTCGTGCTTACCGTCGTCGCGTACGCGCTGTTGCTCTTTCACGAGCGGATCGCGATCGTGCTGGGTGATCCGGACGCAGCCCCGTTTCTCGCGGCTGGCGTCCTCTTTATCATCGCCAACTCCTTCAGCGGCTTCTCGATGATGGCGTTCCAGGGGTTCAATCGGCTCGGCTACAGCGCCGCGGTCCAGGCGGTCAGCGGCGCCACGCGACTCGTCTTTGCCGTTGCGTTTGTCGTGCTCGGGTTCGGTGCGCTCGGAGCCCTGTTCGGGTACATCGTCGGCTACGCGATCGCAGGCGCGTTCGGCCTCACAGTTCTCTATTTCAAATTCTACCGGACGTACGATCCCGCCGAGGAGTACGAGGAGGGGCTCTCGCGGCGACTCGCGGAGTACAGCATCCCGCTGACGGCAACCCGAAGCGCGAACGTCATCGACAAGCGACTCGACGTCGTCCTCGTCGGCGTCTTCCTTACGCCCGCCGCGGTCGGCTTCTACCAGCTGGGCAAGCAGATCACCGACTTCGTACTCGCACCAGCCGAATCGCTCGGCTTCACCATCTCGCCGAACTTCGGCGAACAGAAGGCGACCGGCCAACTCGAGCAGGCCAGACGGATCTACGAGGAGTCGCTGACCCACACGATGCTGGTCTACATTCCCGCGGCGGTGGGACTCGTTCTCGTCGCCGAGCCGTTTATTACGATGGTGTTTCCGGAGTACGAGGGTGCGATCCCCGTACTGCAGATCCTCGCGGGCTTTATCGTCCTGCAAGCGATCACGAACCTCACCAGCGACAGTCTGGACTATCTCGGCCGCGCACGCCATCGAGCGATCGCGAAAGGCGGAACGTCCGTGGCCAACTTCGGACTGAATATCGTACTCATCCCGACGATGGGCGTCGTCGGTGCTGCAGTCGCGACCGTCGCCACGCACACGGTGTACGTCGCAGTGAACCTCTACATCCTCCACAGCGAACTGGCGCTACGAATCGGCCGCCTCGCACGCTCGGTCGGGACCGTCTGTGCCATCACGCTTGTCATGGCCGTCGCGGTCTCGCTCGTGCGGCCGATGGCCTCGAGTCTCACGATGCTGATCGCCACGATAGCCCTCGGCGCGGCGGTCTGGGCGTTGCTCGCGGTCGCAAGCGGGATGGTCGATCCGCGGGAGGTCCGCTCGGTGCTTGGCTAA
- a CDS encoding RimK family alpha-L-glutamate ligase — MAVADPVTVGVLSLHTSKETKAILNAVEALGHDTEWLRAENTTITVSDGSVTLEPSVDVIANRMLLSNTEQPCEELGLANTFSHLVPMLNEPAAVMTAFHKLSTATTLATNEVRTPDVTLALSSDELNAARSRYGEEAVYKTAIGTHGGGTWKVGPGDPVNAKVGNRYAFLQELIDRDDVRHRDLRVYIVDGEIVAAMYRYAPDNDWRTNVALGGSVEDATEDLPEEAAAMARHASDAIGLDYAGVDLVEGTDGWFVLEVNPTAGFKGLYEATGVSPAPYIAKLAIERAGGRVDDDRVAELRGVLDDSRPTAQPAQPAPEDTEPTVIGYTEEVVLSGTSGSKSVLAKSDTGATRTSIDTALAADIGAGPIKSITRIRSGSSKTAKSRPVVDVVVGVGGNRHTVTASVEDRNHMDYPVLLGRDILENYQVDVSRRIDADESDTPEEEE, encoded by the coding sequence ATGGCCGTTGCCGATCCCGTCACCGTCGGCGTACTGAGTCTCCACACGAGCAAGGAAACGAAAGCGATCCTGAACGCGGTCGAGGCCCTCGGCCACGATACCGAGTGGCTCCGAGCGGAAAACACCACGATCACTGTCTCCGACGGCAGCGTCACCCTCGAGCCCTCGGTCGACGTGATCGCGAACCGAATGCTGCTGTCGAATACCGAACAGCCCTGCGAGGAACTGGGACTGGCGAACACCTTCTCGCATCTCGTGCCGATGCTCAACGAACCGGCCGCCGTGATGACGGCATTTCACAAGCTCTCGACGGCGACGACGCTCGCAACAAACGAAGTTCGGACGCCGGACGTCACGCTGGCACTCAGCAGCGACGAACTGAACGCGGCCCGCAGTCGGTACGGCGAGGAAGCCGTCTACAAGACCGCCATCGGCACTCACGGTGGCGGTACCTGGAAGGTCGGCCCCGGCGATCCGGTCAACGCCAAGGTCGGGAATCGGTACGCCTTCCTCCAGGAACTCATCGACCGGGATGACGTTCGTCACCGGGACCTCCGTGTGTACATCGTCGACGGCGAGATCGTCGCCGCGATGTATCGCTACGCGCCCGACAACGACTGGCGAACCAACGTCGCACTCGGAGGATCCGTCGAAGACGCAACCGAGGACCTCCCCGAGGAAGCCGCGGCGATGGCCAGGCACGCGTCGGACGCCATCGGACTCGACTACGCCGGCGTCGACCTCGTCGAGGGAACCGACGGCTGGTTCGTCCTCGAGGTCAATCCGACGGCGGGGTTCAAGGGACTCTACGAGGCCACGGGAGTCAGTCCGGCACCGTACATCGCGAAACTCGCGATCGAGCGAGCCGGTGGTCGGGTCGACGACGACCGAGTCGCCGAACTTCGAGGGGTGCTCGACGACTCCCGTCCGACCGCCCAGCCCGCACAGCCGGCACCCGAAGATACGGAGCCAACTGTCATCGGCTACACCGAAGAGGTCGTCCTCTCGGGAACGAGCGGCTCGAAGTCCGTCCTCGCAAAGTCGGACACCGGTGCGACACGGACGAGCATCGACACCGCTCTCGCCGCCGACATCGGCGCGGGACCGATCAAGTCGATCACCCGCATCAGGTCCGGCAGCAGCAAGACCGCCAAGAGCCGCCCCGTCGTCGACGTCGTCGTCGGCGTCGGCGGCAACCGACACACCGTCACCGCGAGCGTCGAGGATCGCAACCACATGGACTACCCCGTCTTGCTCGGCCGGGACATCCTCGAGAACTACCAGGTCGACGTGAGTCGGCGGATCGACGCGGACGAATCCGATACGCCCGAAGAAGAGGAGTGA
- a CDS encoding PRC-barrel domain-containing protein, producing the protein MTTILASTLSGTPVLGSDGSEIGTVKNTRMDVETGELTTVLVTPSTHRTYGFETEADGSLLVPIGRLRGIDDYLVIDHS; encoded by the coding sequence ATGACGACGATCCTCGCGTCGACGCTCTCCGGCACGCCCGTACTGGGATCGGATGGCTCCGAGATCGGGACGGTCAAAAACACCAGAATGGACGTCGAAACGGGCGAGTTGACCACCGTCCTCGTTACCCCGTCCACGCATCGAACCTACGGATTCGAGACCGAAGCGGACGGATCGTTGCTCGTTCCGATCGGTCGCCTCCGAGGTATCGACGATTACCTCGTGATCGATCACTCGTAG